One window of Mangifera indica cultivar Alphonso unplaced genomic scaffold, CATAS_Mindica_2.1 Un_0019, whole genome shotgun sequence genomic DNA carries:
- the LOC123205917 gene encoding uncharacterized protein LOC123205917, whose product MPHARHGFCNYHIKGNMRSQFKKTKHIEGLFWRAAKAYRLTNFQAAMSRIARVNPAAAAYLTDIGYDRWARAHFGGWRYNIMTTNIAESFNALTRTACALPITILVEFLRSTLQHWFFNRRNMAGERSHPLTPWAEDKLARHVFKSANMVVKPINMQQYEVHDS is encoded by the exons ATGCCTCACGCTCgtcatgggttttgtaattaccacATAAAGGGTAACATGCGTTCGcaattcaaaaaaactaaacatattgaaggtCTATTTTGGAGGGCTGCTAAGGCATATCGTCTCACGAACTTTCAAGCTGCTATGAGTAGAATTGCTAGAGTCAATCCCGCCGCAGCAGCTTATTTGACTGACATTGGGTATGACAGATGGGCACGTGCCCACTTTGGAGGATGGCGGTATAATATTATGACGACCAATATTGCTGAGTCTTTCAATGCTTTGACACGGACTGCTTGCGCTTTGCCTATCACTATATTGGTAGAGTTTCTTCGAAGCACGTtgcaacattggtttttcaatagacGAAACATGGCTG gtgaGAGATCTCACCCGTTAACACCATGGGCTGAAGACAAGCTTGCTCGACATGTGTTCAAATCTGCCAACATggttgttaaaccaatcaacatgCAACAATATGAAGTTCATGATTCATGA